Within Bacteroidota bacterium, the genomic segment GTATCTAAGCCTTTTTTTGTCCTAAGCCTCCTAACTTGGGAAGCGTGCCTGGCTTCCACGGAATGAATTTGCAATGCTGCCGTTAGTATATCAGGGCTACTTATTAAATTTCCAGCTTGTCCTTTATAAGCCCTTACACCAGTATCTTCATAAGCCTGGGCTAAAGCAAGAAAATCCGGGTATTGGTTGAATGGGTCAAAGGCTCCACCAGCAGTAAAGTCAAAAGTAGGCTTGGAAACTGGAGTTCCTCCTAGGGAGGAAATGGTATCCTTTAAAAAGGTAACATGTACATCCTCATGCAGCCCTATTTGCTGAAACATTGCCCTTTCGGCACCCGGTATTACGTTTGAAGCTAAGCCCAGCTGATAATATTCGCTCTCAAGGTATTCAAGCGTAAGGGCAAAATTCAATGTTTCAATTACTGCGGAGTTGCCTGCTGCCGATGCCATAGTAGGTATTGCAGCCAAAACACCGGCAGGGATTGCTGCTATTGCAACTTTTTTGCTAAATTGGCTTAATTTTGACAAGGCGTTTCTCCTGGATGCAAAATTGTCATATTCTTCCGGACTTAAGTTTTCTAAGTCCAATCGGTCTAGTAATGATAAAATTCCCATAGTTTTATTTTTTAAGTTTTAGGTAAGTTAGCCGCATTGATAGGCGTTTTAACATAAATTGAGGCAATTGCAAGAACCTGTGATGGGGTTCTGACCACATCAAGCCCCTGCGCATTTACTACATCATTTCCGGCAAAATCAATTGAATTTGGATTGATTAAATCCCTGATTGCTGCGGCATGCCTTGCCTCAACAGATACTATTTTACCTGCAATGAGCAGTAAATTGACATCCTGCAAGAGCCTGCCTGCTCCATTATAGGCAGATACCCCTAAATCTTCAACAGCCTTAGCTGTTGCCAATACACTGGCACGGTCAGTAAAATCTACGGTGCTGAAATCAACTTCTAAGTCAGGTATTACAGC encodes:
- a CDS encoding ferritin-like domain-containing protein codes for the protein MGILSLLDRLDLENLSPEEYDNFASRRNALSKLSQFSKKVAIAAIPAGVLAAIPTMASAAGNSAVIETLNFALTLEYLESEYYQLGLASNVIPGAERAMFQQIGLHEDVHVTFLKDTISSLGGTPVSKPTFDFTAGGAFDPFNQYPDFLALAQAYEDTGVRAYKGQAGNLISSPDILTAALQIHSVEARHASQVRRLRTKKGLDTVKGWITGDNRGTLPAPTQAVYDGEANTTHAGVNATTITNIPLEGVQEAWDEPLSKEEVLAIASLFIV
- a CDS encoding ferritin-like domain-containing protein, whose protein sequence is YALEQLEAAFYTQIIATPYSGMSSEEGKIMEDLRRHEVAHRDFLKAAIGSAVIPDLEVDFSTVDFTDRASVLATAKAVEDLGVSAYNGAGRLLQDVNLLLIAGKIVSVEARHAAAIRDLINPNSIDFAGNDVVNAQGLDVVRTPSQVLAIASIYVKTPINAANLPKT